One window of the Haloarcula halobia genome contains the following:
- a CDS encoding AAA domain-containing protein: MSGADGLRGVVVDVDGPKTVQTSHGESDLCEVTVRPEQGAGEPMTVTLWGKWTETGAVVEPGMEIAVYDADERTYRGETQYSVGSDAAVVVEPDFLVDVTDVRAWVQCPRMYYLRKLDGADLAYPLVKGTVVHEVFGDLLRGQDVETAIEEQVREAGLDIGLLGREADEVAGDVRDHAKAIEGWLNQGTLTEPDGAATAADSSARDFGPAESEWRSEMTLISERYGMKGRADAVRRGMPVELKTGKNTKREPRFQDKIQATAYALMLGERAANSLDVSEVMAGDGGSQTPIEAAPNTGTLLYTKNAAVDRNEESGDLSPAKEFAIGPGLLNYVIRTRNAIAAMEHDTAVPTGYEANAKCEYCFEQDTCMAVSGRLDQESKAGQVGVAIPDEEREYFERFYAAIEAERRAVHREYAKLWEQTPEERADDDRALVDLEPTGRRQLDGGRWELRARGTGAVSKIREGNLVLASDGDPVTGNAELARVERLGGEAQRASDSANGDAVSGEEIVVTADEPLDLRRLDVYPSELTTSRLQNALHDALLKQSAGAKDVLFGRREPGFEPPEETFIDNNAAQDEAVSLAVGAEDLALVHGPPGTGKTYTLARMVRALVRRGDRVLLSAFTNRAVDNAIEALEDQGFTDVVRVGTESGVREDMQKYRLETSGDPGECAASLQSADVVAATTATCGGTALQSQSFDVAVVDEAGQLTEPGTLAATTLADRFVLVGDHQQLPPVVQSEDETLTTSLFERLIETYPDAGVMLDKQYRMAQHIQAFASQEFYDGALRPANGDVAGQRIDDLPGASIEALPAHLRDRVSFVDPDGVQVGNTNPTEADAVADVVAAYREAGVEAADVGVIAPYRAQVSEISRRLPDVAVDTVDRFQGSSKEVIVVSFTATGALDGPLFEDYRRINVALTRAKKSLVLVGDADALSTDPVYGRMVAWASG, from the coding sequence GTGAGCGGGGCCGACGGCCTCCGGGGCGTCGTCGTCGACGTCGACGGCCCGAAGACAGTCCAGACGAGCCACGGCGAGAGCGACCTCTGTGAGGTGACGGTGCGGCCCGAGCAGGGGGCCGGCGAACCCATGACGGTCACGCTGTGGGGCAAGTGGACCGAGACGGGCGCGGTCGTCGAGCCGGGGATGGAGATCGCCGTCTACGACGCCGACGAGCGGACCTACCGCGGCGAGACGCAGTACTCGGTCGGCAGCGACGCGGCCGTCGTCGTCGAACCGGACTTCCTCGTCGACGTGACCGACGTTCGCGCGTGGGTCCAATGTCCCCGGATGTACTACCTGCGGAAACTCGACGGGGCCGACCTCGCCTATCCGCTCGTGAAGGGGACCGTGGTCCACGAGGTGTTCGGGGACCTCCTGCGGGGCCAGGACGTCGAGACGGCCATCGAGGAGCAGGTCAGGGAGGCGGGACTGGACATCGGCCTGCTGGGTCGGGAGGCCGACGAGGTGGCCGGCGACGTCCGGGACCACGCGAAAGCCATCGAGGGCTGGCTGAACCAGGGGACGCTCACGGAACCCGACGGAGCGGCGACGGCCGCTGACAGCTCGGCGCGGGACTTCGGTCCCGCGGAGAGCGAGTGGCGCTCGGAGATGACGCTCATCTCGGAACGCTACGGCATGAAGGGGCGGGCCGACGCCGTCCGTCGGGGAATGCCCGTCGAACTGAAGACCGGGAAGAACACCAAGCGCGAACCGCGCTTCCAGGACAAGATCCAGGCGACGGCTTACGCCCTGATGCTCGGCGAACGCGCCGCGAACTCGCTTGACGTAAGCGAGGTGATGGCGGGCGACGGCGGCTCCCAGACTCCGATAGAGGCCGCCCCGAACACCGGGACGCTCCTCTATACGAAGAACGCGGCCGTCGACCGCAACGAGGAGAGCGGCGACCTCTCGCCAGCGAAGGAGTTCGCCATCGGCCCCGGCCTGCTGAACTACGTGATCCGGACCCGGAACGCCATCGCCGCGATGGAACACGACACCGCCGTCCCCACGGGATACGAGGCCAACGCCAAGTGCGAGTACTGCTTCGAACAGGACACCTGCATGGCCGTCTCGGGCCGCCTCGACCAGGAGTCCAAGGCCGGCCAGGTCGGCGTCGCCATCCCCGACGAGGAACGGGAGTACTTCGAGCGGTTCTACGCGGCTATCGAGGCCGAACGCCGGGCCGTCCACCGCGAATACGCGAAACTGTGGGAGCAGACCCCGGAGGAACGGGCCGACGACGACCGGGCGCTCGTCGACCTGGAACCGACGGGTCGGCGACAACTCGACGGCGGGCGCTGGGAACTCCGCGCTCGCGGGACCGGCGCTGTCTCGAAGATACGCGAGGGGAACCTCGTGCTCGCGAGCGACGGCGACCCCGTGACGGGCAACGCCGAACTCGCCCGCGTCGAACGACTGGGTGGCGAGGCGCAACGCGCCTCGGATAGCGCGAACGGCGACGCCGTGAGCGGCGAGGAGATCGTCGTCACCGCCGACGAACCGCTGGACCTGCGCCGCCTGGACGTCTACCCCTCCGAACTCACCACCAGTCGCCTCCAGAACGCGCTCCACGACGCGCTCCTGAAACAGTCCGCCGGGGCCAAAGACGTCCTCTTTGGCCGGCGCGAGCCAGGCTTCGAGCCGCCAGAGGAGACGTTTATCGACAACAACGCCGCCCAAGACGAGGCCGTCTCGCTTGCCGTTGGCGCCGAGGACCTCGCGCTGGTCCACGGCCCGCCCGGCACCGGCAAGACCTACACGCTGGCCCGGATGGTCCGGGCACTCGTGCGGCGCGGCGACAGGGTCCTCCTGTCGGCGTTCACCAACCGCGCGGTGGACAACGCCATCGAGGCCCTCGAGGACCAGGGATTCACCGACGTCGTCCGCGTGGGCACCGAGAGCGGGGTCCGCGAGGACATGCAGAAGTATCGCCTCGAGACTAGCGGGGACCCCGGCGAGTGTGCCGCCAGCCTCCAGTCGGCTGACGTGGTGGCCGCGACGACGGCGACCTGTGGCGGCACGGCGCTCCAGAGCCAGTCGTTCGACGTCGCCGTCGTCGACGAGGCCGGTCAGCTCACCGAACCGGGGACGCTGGCCGCGACGACCCTGGCCGACCGGTTCGTCCTGGTGGGTGACCACCAGCAGCTCCCCCCGGTCGTCCAGTCCGAGGACGAGACGCTGACGACGTCGCTGTTCGAACGCCTCATCGAGACCTACCCGGACGCCGGCGTGATGCTCGACAAGCAGTACCGGATGGCCCAGCACATCCAGGCCTTCGCCTCACAGGAGTTCTACGACGGCGCGTTGCGCCCGGCGAACGGCGACGTGGCCGGCCAGCGCATCGACGACCTGCCGGGCGCCTCGATCGAGGCGCTCCCGGCGCACCTGCGCGACCGCGTCTCGTTCGTGGACCCCGACGGCGTGCAGGTCGGTAACACGAACCCGACGGAGGCCGACGCCGTCGCCGACGTGGTCGCCGCCTACCGTGAGGCCGGCGTCGAGGCGGCCGACGTCGGCGTCATCGCGCCCTACCGCGCGCAGGTCTCGGAGATTTCCCGGCGTCTCCCCGACGTCGCGGTCGACACCGTCGACCGGTTCCAGGGGTCGAGCAAGGAGGTCA
- a CDS encoding DUF2237 family protein encodes MESEANVLGGDLAACSTDPMTGFMRDGHCYPVARDPGRHEICAVLTDEFLQFSKARGNDLVTPRPELDFPGLEPGDAWCLCVPRWVEAHEAGVAPPVVLEATSEAVLADVDLETLREYAHDGAAEE; translated from the coding sequence ATGGAGAGCGAAGCCAACGTCCTCGGCGGCGACCTCGCGGCCTGTTCGACCGACCCGATGACGGGGTTCATGCGCGACGGCCACTGCTACCCGGTGGCCCGGGACCCGGGCCGCCACGAGATCTGTGCCGTGCTGACCGACGAGTTCCTCCAGTTCAGCAAGGCACGAGGGAACGACCTGGTGACGCCCCGCCCGGAACTGGACTTCCCGGGCCTGGAGCCTGGCGACGCGTGGTGTCTGTGCGTGCCTCGATGGGTGGAGGCCCACGAGGCGGGCGTCGCGCCGCCCGTCGTGCTCGAGGCGACCAGCGAGGCCGTCCTCGCGGACGTCGACCTGGAGACGCTCCGTGAGTACGCCCACGACGGCGCCGCCGAGGAATGA